In Afipia sp. GAS231, a single window of DNA contains:
- the nagA gene encoding N-acetylglucosamine-6-phosphate deacetylase, producing MGSEQAEPPPFAISADRIFDGYRWHNHALILIAGGIVQSITSRDESASRWSTEVMPPGTILAPGFIDLQVNGGGGILLNDQPTPDAMRAIAQAHRRYGTTSCLPTLISDARAKAIVAIAAAKSVAGGDGILGLHLEGPFISPRRPGIHRGDYIATATMEDLDWLGELSAVGSSMVTLAPECVPARFVKTLATSGIRCSVGHSEATADTLTAAVDEGLSGVTHLFNAMPAMSAREPGIVGVALTDDRLTAGIIVDGIHVDPVVVRAAFSAKNRNNIALVSDAMPTVGTEQDHFELMGRQIQLRGGRLVCENGTLAGAHLNLASAVKNAATFGGMFLDEALRAASLVPARFLGIERHRGTLVAGAQGDIVALTPNLEVLTTWVAGNRPQSVPNPERG from the coding sequence ATGGGTTCAGAGCAAGCCGAACCACCCCCGTTTGCAATTTCGGCGGACCGCATTTTCGATGGATACCGATGGCACAATCATGCGCTCATTTTGATCGCAGGTGGGATCGTTCAGTCTATCACGTCCCGTGACGAGAGTGCGAGTCGCTGGTCAACCGAAGTTATGCCGCCCGGAACGATACTCGCGCCTGGGTTCATCGACCTGCAAGTCAATGGCGGCGGTGGCATTCTTCTCAATGATCAGCCAACGCCGGACGCGATGCGTGCCATCGCCCAAGCGCATCGCCGGTACGGCACCACAAGCTGCTTGCCTACGTTGATAAGCGATGCCCGCGCGAAGGCCATCGTTGCAATTGCTGCAGCAAAATCCGTCGCAGGTGGTGACGGAATCCTGGGTCTTCATCTCGAAGGTCCTTTTATCAGTCCTCGACGTCCCGGGATTCATCGCGGCGATTACATCGCGACTGCGACAATGGAAGACCTTGATTGGCTAGGGGAGCTATCGGCAGTCGGCTCGTCCATGGTGACCCTGGCGCCAGAATGCGTACCTGCGAGATTTGTGAAGACCCTTGCTACGAGCGGGATTCGATGTTCAGTCGGTCATAGCGAGGCAACTGCCGACACCCTGACAGCTGCCGTTGACGAGGGGCTTAGTGGTGTTACACACCTCTTCAATGCAATGCCCGCCATGAGCGCCCGAGAACCCGGCATCGTTGGCGTGGCCCTTACAGACGACCGTCTCACAGCGGGCATTATTGTCGACGGCATCCATGTCGATCCTGTTGTCGTACGCGCCGCCTTCTCTGCAAAAAATCGCAATAATATTGCGCTTGTAAGTGACGCAATGCCCACTGTCGGCACTGAGCAAGATCATTTCGAACTCATGGGAAGGCAGATTCAACTGCGGGGCGGCCGATTAGTCTGCGAAAACGGCACGCTCGCCGGCGCCCACCTAAACCTGGCATCGGCTGTCAAAAATGCCGCAACATTCGGGGGAATGTTCCTCGACGAGGCGCTTCGCGCTGCATCGCTTGTGCCGGCACGGTTTTTGGGAATCGAAAGACATCGCGGTACGCTAGTTGCTGGGGCTCAAGGAGACATCGTCGCATTAACACCAAACCTCGAGGTCCTTACGACTTGGGTGGCCGGCAATCGCCCACAATCCGTCCCTAACCCCGAACGGGGGTAA
- a CDS encoding BadF/BadG/BcrA/BcrD ATPase family protein has protein sequence MSNPVSPNSTQLYIGIDGGGTSCRARIEDAEGNVLGQGTAGPATTRIGVDSSMQAVRTASEAAVMDASLMPSALGHLIAGVGLAGIDRKGAREALMSVIHPFQDVVFASDANVACLGAHRGRDGGIVVLGTGSIGFASVKGRELRIGGYGFPISDEGSGADVGLQAVRLALRAHDGKISPSPFLLEVIEKLGSDPVALVAWAEQATAKDYASLAPVALTYAEARDPFAEEIVAEGARQAGVLIRSLVEFGAPHISLLGGLASRMVQWLSPEVAHFLSPPEADAAAGALLLARRKGSVSIDSSGQRKGAQIC, from the coding sequence ATGAGCAACCCCGTTTCACCCAACTCTACTCAGCTCTATATCGGTATCGATGGAGGTGGAACCAGTTGCCGTGCCCGCATCGAAGACGCGGAGGGTAACGTATTAGGTCAAGGCACCGCTGGTCCCGCTACAACGCGGATTGGCGTCGATAGTTCTATGCAGGCGGTGCGCACGGCGAGTGAGGCGGCAGTAATGGATGCCAGTCTTATGCCGAGTGCCCTTGGTCATTTGATAGCAGGAGTGGGATTGGCCGGAATTGACCGTAAGGGAGCCCGTGAAGCGCTTATGAGCGTCATCCATCCGTTCCAAGACGTGGTCTTTGCAAGTGACGCGAACGTTGCTTGCTTAGGGGCACATCGTGGTCGCGATGGTGGTATTGTCGTTCTGGGTACCGGCAGTATTGGTTTCGCTAGCGTAAAAGGCCGCGAGCTCCGTATCGGAGGATACGGATTCCCAATCTCTGATGAGGGAAGTGGTGCCGATGTCGGACTTCAGGCCGTGCGGCTCGCGCTTCGCGCACATGACGGCAAGATAAGTCCGAGCCCCTTTTTGCTAGAAGTGATCGAAAAGCTTGGGTCTGATCCGGTTGCGTTGGTCGCATGGGCCGAACAGGCGACAGCCAAAGACTATGCGAGCTTGGCTCCGGTTGCGTTGACCTACGCAGAGGCACGTGACCCGTTTGCGGAGGAGATCGTAGCCGAAGGCGCCCGGCAGGCTGGCGTGCTCATTCGTTCCTTGGTGGAATTCGGTGCGCCCCACATCTCTCTGCTTGGGGGTCTGGCATCGCGCATGGTTCAGTGGCTTTCACCTGAGGTCGCGCACTTTCTGTCCCCGCCCGAGGCTGATGCAGCAGCTGGGGCCCTGCTTTTGGCCCGGCGCAAAGGATCCGTCTCAATCGATTCCAGCGGGCAGAGGAAAGGTGCGCAGATATGCTGA
- a CDS encoding N-acetylmuramic acid 6-phosphate etherase, whose amino-acid sequence MLTEHINPRFVDLDSWSTSDMIEAMYDGQLTACAAVRPALPAINAAVDDAVPALKCGGRLVYVGAGTSGRIAIQDGAELGPTYDWPSDRIVFVMAGGLQAVLESVEGAEDDETKGAEAIANAELNENDVVIAVAASGTTPFTIGALRSARARGALCIAVANNRGARLFEPAHHRILIETGTEVLAGSTRMQAGTAQKIVLNLFSTAVMVKLGRVYRGLMVSMRASNAKLLRRAEVIVHQIVGCAENDAAKFVERAEGDVKVAVLLGLGWEQADAREALLKHEGNLRAAIDELARDRR is encoded by the coding sequence ATGCTGACAGAGCACATAAATCCGCGCTTCGTCGACCTCGATTCGTGGTCCACGAGCGATATGATCGAAGCTATGTATGACGGGCAACTCACCGCTTGCGCAGCCGTAAGACCGGCTTTGCCGGCAATAAATGCCGCCGTGGATGACGCGGTACCGGCCCTGAAATGTGGTGGTCGCCTGGTTTATGTAGGGGCTGGCACTTCTGGCCGTATTGCTATTCAGGACGGCGCAGAGCTTGGTCCAACGTACGATTGGCCAAGCGACCGTATCGTTTTCGTAATGGCTGGAGGGCTGCAAGCGGTACTGGAGAGCGTTGAGGGCGCCGAAGACGACGAAACAAAAGGGGCTGAAGCAATCGCCAATGCTGAGCTTAATGAAAATGACGTTGTCATAGCTGTCGCTGCGAGCGGCACCACACCGTTCACTATCGGCGCGCTACGTTCCGCAAGAGCGAGAGGAGCCCTCTGTATTGCTGTGGCGAACAACCGAGGAGCGCGCCTTTTCGAACCAGCCCACCATCGTATCTTGATAGAGACCGGCACTGAGGTGCTTGCTGGCTCAACGCGGATGCAAGCGGGAACGGCACAAAAGATTGTCCTCAATCTGTTCTCTACCGCCGTAATGGTCAAGCTCGGCCGGGTTTACCGGGGTTTGATGGTCAGTATGCGCGCCAGCAATGCAAAGCTTCTTCGGCGCGCAGAGGTCATTGTTCACCAGATTGTGGGATGCGCCGAGAATGATGCTGCCAAGTTCGTTGAACGCGCGGAGGGCGACGTTAAAGTCGCAGTACTACTCGGTCTTGGATGGGAGCAGGCCGACGCCCGTGAAGCATTGCTCAAACACGAGGGTAATCTGAGAGCCGCCATCGACGAGCTAGCCCGTGATCGACGATGA
- a CDS encoding SIS domain-containing protein, whose translation MIDDDRSQTAMAREICEIPTTAERLLAEQASIITVANRIRQADPRVVVISGRGSSGNAGTLLRYLFEARAGLLVSTSAPSVMTTYEQSIDMRNAVFIVISQSGRSPDLVMGAQSARTNGALTIAIVNDLTSPVALACELALPIGAGLERSVAATKSVVLSMMIGAQLVASLTSNNDLMDKIRQLPQRFSDALTCDWSVWSSSLAAARAGFVIGRGFGLGSAREIGLKVAETMRLPTLSYSAAEVRHGPLSCATVETPFLVLRQNDGSSAMVDTLIADLRARNLNVFSVGDSGGTLPWIGNDDPICDAITMLLPAYATVEQAARDRGFDPDNPPYLTKITETM comes from the coding sequence GTGATCGACGATGACCGCTCCCAAACGGCCATGGCTCGAGAGATCTGTGAGATCCCGACGACGGCTGAGCGACTTCTGGCAGAACAGGCCTCAATCATAACAGTCGCAAATCGCATCAGACAGGCCGATCCGCGCGTCGTTGTGATTTCAGGCCGCGGGAGCTCCGGGAATGCTGGAACACTCCTTCGCTACCTGTTTGAAGCGCGGGCAGGTTTACTCGTTTCCACCTCAGCTCCGTCGGTTATGACAACCTACGAACAATCGATTGACATGCGGAACGCCGTTTTCATCGTCATATCACAATCCGGTCGAAGCCCGGATCTCGTGATGGGGGCCCAATCGGCAAGAACAAATGGAGCGCTGACAATTGCAATTGTGAACGATTTGACCTCCCCCGTTGCCTTGGCCTGCGAATTGGCGCTGCCGATTGGCGCCGGCCTGGAGCGTTCAGTCGCAGCCACAAAATCGGTTGTCCTTTCAATGATGATAGGTGCGCAACTCGTTGCATCGCTTACCTCCAATAATGATTTGATGGACAAGATCAGACAGCTCCCACAAAGATTTAGTGACGCACTTACCTGCGATTGGTCGGTGTGGAGCAGCAGCCTAGCGGCAGCACGTGCTGGGTTTGTAATTGGGCGCGGGTTCGGATTAGGATCGGCGCGCGAGATCGGGCTTAAGGTCGCCGAAACCATGCGGTTACCGACGTTAAGCTATAGCGCAGCAGAGGTGAGGCACGGTCCCCTCTCCTGTGCTACCGTTGAGACGCCATTTCTCGTCCTAAGGCAGAACGACGGATCGTCTGCGATGGTGGATACCTTAATCGCCGATCTTCGCGCCAGAAACCTTAATGTCTTTTCCGTAGGGGATTCAGGCGGCACACTCCCCTGGATAGGAAACGATGATCCGATTTGCGATGCAATTACGATGTTGCTGCCAGCCTATGCCACCGTAGAGCAGGCCGCACGAGATCGCGGTTTCGATCCAGACAATCCGCCATATCTCACCAAAATTACAGAAACAATGTAA
- a CDS encoding adenylate/guanylate cyclase domain-containing protein, translating to MVTTQHHVERKLAAILAADVVGYSRLMGSDELGTLQALKAHRRELVDPTISAHGGVIVKTTGDGLLVSFASAVDGVACAVAIQRGMIQRNVELAEDRRFLLRIGINVGDIILDQNDMFGDGVNIAARLETLSEPGGLCISHTVRDQIGEKLPLAFVDLGEQMVKNIAKPLHIFTLSLLRRCFFRPAL from the coding sequence TTGGTTACTACTCAACACCATGTTGAGCGCAAACTTGCCGCGATTCTGGCAGCAGACGTCGTCGGTTATAGCCGACTAATGGGTTCCGATGAGCTTGGCACGCTTCAAGCTCTCAAGGCGCACCGGCGGGAACTCGTCGATCCGACAATCTCCGCTCACGGTGGGGTCATCGTCAAGACAACGGGCGACGGGCTATTGGTTAGCTTTGCGAGCGCGGTCGATGGCGTCGCTTGCGCCGTTGCAATTCAACGGGGAATGATCCAGCGCAACGTTGAGTTGGCTGAGGACCGACGGTTCTTGCTCCGGATCGGCATTAATGTCGGCGACATCATCCTTGACCAAAATGATATGTTTGGTGACGGCGTCAACATTGCCGCCCGATTGGAGACTTTGAGCGAGCCAGGCGGTCTTTGCATATCGCACACCGTTCGAGATCAGATTGGCGAAAAGCTGCCGCTTGCGTTCGTGGATTTAGGCGAGCAGATGGTCAAGAACATCGCAAAGCCCTTGCACATATTTACCCTGTCCTTGCTTCGGCGGTGTTTCTTCAGACCTGCCCTTTAA